Proteins encoded within one genomic window of Halobacteroides halobius DSM 5150:
- a CDS encoding DUF1667 domain-containing protein — translation MGQTVEITCISCPMGCEVELKVDENDEIEKIEGASCPAGEKYVKNEYYNPTRVLPTTARVKGGVLPLVPVKSEEPLPKGLLEEAMTEIAKVKVEAPVKLGDVIIEDILDTGVNIVATRDLPRN, via the coding sequence ATGGGCCAAACAGTAGAGATTACCTGCATTAGCTGTCCTATGGGGTGTGAAGTAGAGTTAAAGGTCGATGAGAATGATGAAATTGAAAAGATAGAGGGGGCTAGTTGCCCAGCTGGAGAGAAATATGTGAAAAATGAATACTATAATCCCACTAGAGTGTTGCCTACTACAGCCAGGGTTAAAGGAGGAGTACTACCATTAGTACCAGTTAAGAGTGAGGAACCACTACCTAAGGGTTTATTAGAAGAAGCAATGACAGAAATAGCCAAGGTTAAAGTAGAGGCTCCAGTTAAACTAGGAGATGTAATAATTGAAGATATATTAGATACGGGGGTTAATATAGTGGCTACTAGAGATTTGCCACGGAATTGA
- a CDS encoding NAD(P)/FAD-dependent oxidoreductase, whose product MNKQEYQLVVVGGGPAGLAAAQSAYDQGVKDILIIERDFELGGILQQCIHNGFGLHYFGEELTGPEYAQQFMENVKERGVDIKLDTMVLEVTPDKKIYAINSDEGMLEINAQAVILAMGCRERTREAIGIPGSRPAGVYSAGTAQRYINMEQRMPGEKVVILGSGDIGLIMARRMHLEGADVEAVLEIMPFSGGLTRNIVQCLDDFDIPLRMQQTVTEIHGKERVEGVTVAEVDDNFQPIPGTEYEIECDTLLLSVGLIPENELSTEAGVKLHDVTGGPIVNEGRETNIEGIFACGNVLHVHDLVDWVTEESLIAGKTAALYLQGQLAKKKEEIKVNPGENVGYIVPHKINNEIEDRKRVDLYMRAKQPIEDVTIKLLAGDKKLFDKTERRVEPGEMITLPVPEQMLNNLDNNSIKVDIIKEGE is encoded by the coding sequence ATGAATAAACAGGAATATCAATTAGTGGTAGTTGGTGGTGGACCAGCAGGGTTAGCAGCTGCTCAATCGGCTTATGACCAAGGTGTTAAAGATATATTAATTATTGAACGTGATTTTGAATTAGGTGGTATTTTACAACAGTGTATTCATAATGGGTTTGGTTTACATTATTTTGGGGAAGAGTTAACTGGTCCCGAATATGCTCAACAATTTATGGAGAATGTTAAAGAGCGTGGAGTTGATATTAAATTAGATACAATGGTATTAGAAGTTACTCCAGATAAAAAAATCTATGCTATTAATTCTGATGAAGGAATGTTAGAAATTAATGCTCAGGCTGTAATTTTAGCAATGGGTTGTCGAGAAAGAACAAGAGAAGCGATTGGTATTCCAGGTTCGAGACCAGCTGGGGTTTATAGTGCTGGAACAGCACAAAGATATATTAATATGGAACAGCGGATGCCAGGAGAAAAGGTTGTGATTTTAGGTTCTGGTGATATTGGATTAATTATGGCCCGCAGAATGCATTTAGAAGGAGCAGATGTGGAAGCGGTATTAGAAATAATGCCTTTTTCTGGAGGATTAACACGTAATATTGTGCAGTGTTTAGATGATTTTGATATTCCTTTACGAATGCAACAGACTGTAACAGAAATTCATGGTAAAGAACGGGTAGAAGGAGTTACTGTAGCGGAAGTTGATGATAATTTTCAGCCAATTCCAGGGACAGAGTATGAGATTGAATGTGACACATTATTATTATCTGTTGGTTTGATTCCTGAGAATGAATTATCAACTGAAGCAGGAGTTAAATTACATGATGTAACTGGCGGGCCAATAGTAAATGAAGGTAGAGAGACAAATATTGAAGGGATTTTTGCTTGTGGTAATGTACTTCATGTCCATGATTTGGTAGATTGGGTAACAGAAGAAAGTCTAATAGCAGGTAAAACAGCAGCCCTATACTTACAGGGGCAATTGGCTAAGAAAAAAGAGGAAATTAAAGTGAATCCAGGAGAAAATGTAGGTTATATAGTCCCACATAAAATAAATAATGAGATTGAAGATAGAAAAAGGGTGGATCTATATATGAGGGCTAAACAACCAATAGAAGATGTGACAATTAAATTATTAGCAGGTGATAAAAAGCTGTTTGATAAGACAGAACGACGGGTTGAGCCTGGAGAGATGATTACTTTACCGGTTCCTGAACAAATGCTTAATAATTTAGATAATAATAGTATTAAAGTTGATATTATAAAGGAGGGAGAGTAA
- the glpK gene encoding glycerol kinase GlpK has translation MDTYILSIDQGTTSSRAIVFDRDGKEVSVAQKEFTQHYPKAGWVEHDANEIWGTTIGVVADALGKADINPKQVEGIGITNQRETTVVWDVETGKPIHNAIVWQDRRTASICDELKEEGLAEKIQEKTGLIIDAYFSGTKIKWILDNVEGARERAKEGKLRFGTIDSWLIWKLTGGNVHVTDYTNASRTMIFNIHDLEWDEELLDILDIPKSMLPEAKSSSEVYGETIDYHFFGENVPIAGIAGDQQAALFGQGCYEKGMAKNTYGTGCFLLMNTGQEAVKSENQLLTTIAASAESPKYALEGSIFIAGAAIQWLRDEIGLIEEAPDSEYFATKVDGTDGVYVVPAFTGLGAPYWDMYARGTIVGLTRGTNKDHIIRATLESLAYQTRDVLQAMEADSGINLKELKVDGGAVANNFLMQFQADILGTPVERPKYTETTALGAAYLAGLAVGYWDSKEEVLEKRRIDKTFSPDMNETKKEELYSGWQKAVGRSKDWAEE, from the coding sequence ATGGATACTTATATTCTATCTATTGACCAAGGGACAACTAGTTCAAGAGCAATTGTATTTGACCGTGATGGTAAAGAGGTTAGTGTAGCCCAAAAAGAATTTACGCAACACTATCCTAAGGCAGGTTGGGTAGAGCATGATGCTAATGAAATTTGGGGGACTACTATTGGGGTAGTAGCAGATGCTTTAGGTAAAGCTGATATTAATCCTAAACAAGTTGAAGGAATAGGTATTACTAATCAACGAGAAACTACGGTTGTGTGGGATGTTGAGACTGGTAAGCCTATTCATAATGCTATTGTTTGGCAAGATAGAAGAACTGCAAGTATCTGTGATGAATTAAAAGAGGAAGGATTAGCAGAAAAGATTCAAGAAAAAACAGGGTTAATAATTGATGCTTATTTCTCTGGAACTAAAATTAAGTGGATTTTAGATAATGTAGAAGGGGCTAGAGAAAGAGCTAAAGAAGGAAAATTAAGATTTGGAACTATAGATAGTTGGTTAATCTGGAAGTTAACAGGTGGTAATGTTCATGTAACAGACTATACAAATGCTTCCCGAACTATGATTTTTAATATACATGATCTTGAGTGGGATGAAGAGTTACTTGATATCTTAGATATTCCAAAATCTATGTTACCAGAAGCAAAATCTAGCAGTGAAGTTTACGGAGAAACAATAGACTATCACTTCTTTGGTGAAAATGTGCCAATAGCTGGTATAGCAGGTGACCAACAGGCTGCTTTATTTGGTCAAGGCTGCTATGAAAAAGGAATGGCTAAAAATACTTACGGAACAGGATGTTTCCTATTAATGAATACAGGGCAAGAAGCAGTTAAATCAGAAAATCAATTATTAACTACTATTGCTGCTAGTGCTGAAAGTCCTAAGTATGCTCTTGAGGGGAGTATCTTTATTGCAGGAGCTGCAATTCAGTGGCTAAGAGATGAGATTGGTTTAATTGAGGAAGCTCCTGATTCAGAGTATTTTGCTACTAAAGTAGATGGCACAGATGGAGTTTATGTAGTACCAGCCTTTACTGGTTTGGGGGCGCCTTATTGGGATATGTATGCTAGAGGAACTATTGTAGGTTTAACAAGAGGAACTAATAAGGATCATATAATTAGAGCTACGTTGGAGTCTTTAGCTTATCAAACTAGAGATGTATTACAAGCAATGGAAGCTGATTCAGGTATTAATCTTAAAGAATTGAAAGTTGATGGGGGAGCGGTAGCTAATAATTTCTTAATGCAATTTCAGGCAGATATTTTAGGTACACCTGTAGAAAGACCAAAGTATACTGAAACTACGGCTTTAGGTGCTGCATATTTAGCTGGATTAGCAGTTGGGTATTGGGATAGTAAAGAAGAAGTATTAGAGAAACGAAGAATAGATAAGACATTTAGTCCCGACATGAATGAAACTAAAAAAGAAGAACTTTATTCTGGCTGGCAAAAGGCTGTTGGAAGATCAAAAGATTGGGCAGAAGAGTAG
- a CDS encoding fumarate hydratase → MGQIKADKITKEVTRLCQEANYNLGRDIIDRIKSGYNKAESAVAKEILAQIIENAKIAKEEKKPICQDTGMAVVFVQLGQEVEIVGDDLNKAINTGVSKGYKKGYLRKSVVDDPVFTRENTTDNTPAIIHTEVVPGDQIKITVAPKGFGSENMSQLKMLKPTAGVEGVKEFIIQTVKEAGPNPCPPIVVGVGIGGTVEKAALLAKKSLLRPLGKHNRQEKFKRLETDLLKEINQTGIGPQGLGGKLTALAVNIETFPTHIAGLPVVVNLNCHVTRHKEVTLKASGGE, encoded by the coding sequence ATGGGGCAGATTAAAGCTGATAAGATTACTAAGGAAGTAACTAGATTATGTCAAGAGGCTAACTATAATTTAGGAAGAGATATTATTGACAGAATTAAAAGTGGTTATAATAAAGCAGAATCAGCAGTAGCTAAAGAAATTTTAGCGCAAATAATTGAAAATGCTAAGATAGCTAAAGAAGAAAAAAAGCCAATTTGCCAGGATACAGGTATGGCTGTTGTATTTGTGCAATTAGGGCAAGAGGTAGAAATAGTTGGAGATGATTTAAATAAGGCGATTAATACTGGAGTAAGTAAAGGGTATAAAAAAGGTTATTTAAGAAAATCTGTAGTTGATGACCCAGTCTTTACTAGAGAGAATACTACTGATAATACTCCAGCGATAATACATACTGAAGTAGTTCCTGGAGATCAAATAAAGATTACTGTAGCTCCTAAGGGATTCGGGAGTGAAAATATGAGCCAATTAAAGATGTTAAAGCCTACAGCAGGAGTAGAAGGGGTTAAAGAGTTTATTATTCAAACAGTTAAAGAAGCTGGTCCTAATCCTTGTCCTCCAATAGTGGTAGGAGTGGGAATTGGAGGAACAGTAGAAAAGGCTGCTTTATTAGCTAAAAAATCATTGCTACGTCCTTTAGGTAAGCATAATAGACAAGAGAAGTTTAAGAGGTTAGAAACTGATTTACTAAAAGAGATTAATCAGACTGGAATTGGCCCTCAAGGTTTAGGGGGTAAGTTGACTGCCTTAGCGGTCAATATAGAAACTTTCCCAACTCATATTGCTGGATTGCCAGTAGTTGTTAATTTAAATTGTCACGTAACCCGCCATAAGGAAGTAACTCTTAAGGCAAGTGGAGGTGAATAG
- the dhaM gene encoding dihydroxyacetone kinase phosphoryl donor subunit DhaM, with product MIGIVLVSHSRKLAEGIEELALEMIPRKIPLVSIGGDEDGRIGTDIDEIIEAVKEVYSENGVLIIGDVGSSLMNSKEALDILELDGYENVAVSGAPLVEGAMIAAVEANLGKGLREIKRKVESKRIIEWI from the coding sequence ATGATTGGGATTGTATTGGTTTCTCACAGTCGAAAGTTGGCTGAAGGTATAGAGGAACTTGCTTTAGAAATGATTCCAAGAAAGATACCTTTAGTCTCTATTGGTGGAGATGAAGATGGTAGAATTGGAACTGATATAGATGAAATTATAGAAGCAGTTAAGGAAGTATATAGTGAAAATGGGGTGCTTATTATTGGTGATGTAGGAAGTTCACTAATGAATTCTAAAGAGGCACTTGATATTCTAGAGTTAGATGGCTATGAAAATGTAGCAGTCAGTGGGGCTCCACTAGTAGAAGGAGCAATGATAGCTGCTGTAGAAGCAAATTTAGGTAAAGGCTTAAGGGAAATAAAAAGAAAGGTGGAGAGTAAAAGAATTATAGAATGGATATAA
- a CDS encoding NAD(P)/FAD-dependent oxidoreductase — MGEKNYDLAIVGAGPAGMSAAINARARDKSVIIFNSGQVAKKIDWAPEINNYLGFSNVTGSELAQQFISHIEDLEVPIINEKVVKAYPMGEKVMITTNGENYAAKKLILAIGVVQEAKITGEAKFLGKGISYCATCDGKLYKDKDVLVISDSNHHEDEANFLADICKNIYYVPQYDKIKNLDERIEVVKGEVEEITGDDLANRVQLSSGEYDVDGIFILRETVPPTEIVPGLELDGEYIAVNRKFETSIESVYAAGDCIGRPLQIGKAVGEGQVAALNALKKLDQ, encoded by the coding sequence ATGGGAGAAAAAAATTATGATTTAGCAATTGTAGGAGCAGGACCAGCAGGAATGTCAGCCGCGATTAATGCTCGGGCTAGAGACAAAAGTGTTATTATTTTTAATAGTGGACAAGTAGCCAAGAAAATTGATTGGGCACCAGAGATTAATAATTATTTGGGCTTTAGTAATGTAACTGGTTCGGAGTTAGCCCAACAATTTATTTCTCATATTGAAGATTTGGAGGTTCCAATAATTAATGAAAAAGTAGTTAAAGCTTATCCTATGGGCGAGAAAGTAATGATTACAACGAATGGAGAAAACTATGCAGCAAAAAAATTAATTTTAGCAATAGGTGTCGTTCAAGAAGCTAAGATAACAGGTGAAGCTAAATTTTTAGGTAAAGGAATCAGTTATTGTGCTACTTGTGATGGGAAATTATATAAGGATAAAGATGTATTAGTGATAAGTGATAGTAATCATCATGAAGATGAGGCTAATTTTTTAGCAGACATTTGTAAAAACATTTATTATGTACCCCAGTATGATAAAATTAAAAATTTAGATGAAAGAATTGAAGTAGTTAAAGGAGAAGTAGAAGAAATAACCGGAGATGATTTAGCTAATCGAGTTCAATTAAGTAGTGGAGAATATGATGTAGATGGGATCTTTATTCTAAGAGAAACTGTACCTCCAACTGAAATAGTACCAGGTTTAGAGCTTGATGGAGAATATATTGCTGTAAATCGTAAATTTGAGACTAGTATAGAGAGTGTTTATGCTGCTGGTGATTGCATAGGGCGCCCATTACAGATTGGAAAAGCAGTAGGTGAAGGGCAAGTAGCAGCTTTAAATGCTTTAAAGAAGCTTGACCAGTAG
- a CDS encoding tRNA nucleotidyltransferase/poly(A) polymerase, translated as MNKIVKLKKIVKKYQVQGYLVGGVIRDILLDRQFNDIDVVINKQIKEVASQFAKQTNSSLVVLDKKREIYRVVMDEFNYDFAPLQGSSINEDLTSRDFTINALAVPLSKVCLKNGKIAFLNKALIDLFKGEKDLKEGIIRVVNDEAFATDPLRLIRAVRFKARLDFAITRSTEKLMGQVEDRINQIANERIKAELIKILECNNAAFNIVYLEDKFSFFSKVFPIVKELKQINQSKDYCEDRWSHNICAIEKLEQLWNNDKFWDERIEVKWLPRLKFTLLFCGIEDLLNKEIITQLPSILKEFTFSNQEVSYIVRLIKYRLKAINFLHTDNLKFKKKYYFFKEVSSLTTDVCLLALADIISNQRLNDNDKEVKDSLIFFKELVREGENLQKKTAKRLLTGKDIIRLFSISEGPKVGELLKKVELNQAAGKISTKEEAIKYIKNELSAF; from the coding sequence ATGAACAAAATTGTTAAGCTTAAAAAAATAGTTAAAAAGTATCAGGTGCAGGGTTATTTGGTTGGTGGAGTAATTCGTGATATTTTATTAGACCGTCAATTTAATGATATTGATGTGGTTATTAATAAGCAAATAAAGGAAGTTGCTAGTCAGTTTGCTAAGCAAACAAATAGTAGTTTAGTAGTTTTAGACAAAAAACGGGAAATCTATCGTGTCGTAATGGATGAATTTAATTATGATTTTGCACCTTTACAAGGGAGTTCTATCAATGAAGATTTAACCAGTAGAGATTTTACTATTAATGCTTTAGCAGTTCCATTATCTAAGGTTTGTCTTAAGAATGGTAAAATTGCTTTCTTAAATAAAGCATTGATTGATTTATTTAAGGGAGAAAAAGATTTAAAAGAGGGAATTATTAGGGTAGTTAATGATGAGGCTTTTGCTACTGATCCTTTGCGTTTGATAAGGGCAGTTCGGTTTAAAGCTAGATTAGATTTTGCTATTACTAGAAGTACTGAAAAGTTAATGGGCCAAGTTGAAGATAGAATTAACCAAATAGCAAATGAAAGGATAAAAGCTGAATTGATTAAAATATTAGAATGTAATAATGCAGCTTTTAATATAGTTTATTTAGAAGATAAGTTTTCTTTTTTTTCTAAGGTCTTTCCAATTGTTAAAGAATTAAAGCAGATAAATCAATCTAAGGATTATTGTGAAGATAGGTGGAGCCATAATATTTGTGCTATAGAAAAGTTAGAGCAGTTGTGGAATAATGATAAATTTTGGGATGAAAGGATTGAAGTTAAGTGGTTACCTAGACTTAAGTTTACTCTTTTATTTTGTGGTATAGAAGATTTATTAAATAAAGAAATAATAACTCAGTTACCATCAATTTTAAAAGAGTTTACTTTTAGTAATCAAGAAGTTTCTTATATAGTTAGGTTGATTAAGTATCGTTTAAAAGCTATAAACTTTTTGCATACTGATAATCTGAAGTTTAAGAAAAAGTATTATTTTTTCAAAGAAGTATCTAGTTTAACAACTGATGTTTGTTTATTAGCTCTAGCAGATATAATAAGTAATCAAAGATTAAATGATAATGATAAAGAGGTTAAAGATAGTTTAATATTTTTTAAAGAGTTAGTTAGAGAAGGAGAGAATCTACAAAAAAAGACAGCCAAAAGATTATTAACTGGTAAAGATATTATTAGATTATTCTCCATATCAGAAGGGCCAAAAGTAGGAGAACTTCTTAAAAAAGTAGAATTAAATCAAGCAGCAGGAAAGATTAGTACCAAAGAAGAAGCAATAAAGTATATAAAGAATGAACTATCGGCTTTCTGA
- a CDS encoding NAD(P)/FAD-dependent oxidoreductase, with amino-acid sequence MSTSWSLDVVFNIIGGIFLKDKTDILIIGGGVTGCFIARELAQYKLNITLVEKEPDICTGTSKANTALLHAGFNADCNKLKGRLNVRGNELYRERIQHELDVPMEWVGALVVAENEDDIPKLEAILKNGQENGVPDLEIVTGARLFELEPNLSDDAVAALFAPTAGIVNPFELTVGLANNAVRNGAEVILEAGVEDIEDYGDYKTVKTAKGAIDAKLVINAAGLYADKIANMVGIDNFEITPRRGEYYLYDKRMEIDVQRTIFPVPTKVSKGIVVTPTDEGNLLIGPNAQEIEDVKDKATTREGLDEVMNGAKKTIPDLSKKGVIKEFAGLRPAIKETEDFLIEASKKVPGFINVAGIQSPGLASSPAIAEMVVEIVKEELGGLTSDPQFNPNYQGPPKFRHMNHQKQAQLVEEDRDYGQIICRCESVTKGEIIDAIHEPVGAKTVNAIKRRVRPGAGRCQGGFCEPKVVEILAEELDIPKTEAKLESENSQLLVEKTKESLLKEVEADE; translated from the coding sequence ATGTCTACTTCTTGGAGCTTAGATGTGGTTTTTAATATTATAGGGGGGATTTTTTTGAAAGATAAAACTGATATTTTAATTATTGGTGGGGGAGTAACAGGATGTTTTATTGCTCGTGAGCTAGCACAATATAAATTAAATATAACTTTAGTAGAAAAGGAACCTGATATTTGTACTGGTACGAGTAAAGCTAATACTGCTTTACTTCATGCTGGGTTTAATGCTGATTGTAATAAATTAAAAGGAAGATTAAATGTTAGAGGTAATGAATTATATCGGGAAAGAATTCAACATGAATTGGATGTGCCAATGGAATGGGTAGGAGCTTTAGTAGTAGCAGAGAATGAAGATGACATTCCTAAGTTAGAAGCCATATTAAAAAATGGTCAAGAAAATGGAGTGCCTGATTTAGAGATTGTTACTGGAGCTAGATTATTTGAGTTAGAACCTAACTTAAGTGATGATGCTGTAGCAGCCTTATTTGCTCCTACGGCTGGGATAGTTAATCCTTTTGAATTAACAGTAGGTTTAGCAAATAATGCAGTTAGAAATGGAGCTGAGGTAATATTAGAAGCAGGAGTTGAAGATATTGAAGATTATGGGGATTATAAGACTGTCAAAACAGCTAAAGGAGCTATTGATGCTAAGTTAGTTATTAATGCTGCCGGATTATATGCTGATAAGATAGCTAATATGGTAGGAATAGATAACTTTGAAATTACTCCACGTAGAGGAGAGTATTACTTATATGATAAAAGAATGGAGATTGATGTGCAGCGAACCATCTTCCCAGTTCCAACTAAGGTTAGTAAGGGGATTGTAGTTACTCCAACTGATGAAGGGAACTTATTAATCGGGCCAAATGCTCAAGAGATAGAAGATGTAAAAGATAAGGCGACTACTAGAGAAGGATTAGATGAGGTAATGAATGGAGCTAAAAAGACTATTCCAGATCTGAGTAAAAAAGGAGTAATTAAAGAGTTTGCTGGTTTAAGACCAGCTATTAAGGAAACAGAAGATTTCTTAATTGAGGCTAGTAAAAAAGTGCCAGGGTTTATTAATGTAGCTGGAATTCAATCGCCAGGTTTAGCTTCTTCACCTGCTATTGCTGAAATGGTAGTGGAAATTGTGAAAGAAGAGTTAGGTGGTTTAACTTCTGATCCACAATTTAATCCAAATTATCAAGGCCCACCTAAGTTTAGACATATGAATCATCAAAAACAGGCCCAATTAGTAGAGGAAGATCGAGATTACGGCCAAATTATCTGTCGGTGTGAAAGTGTAACTAAAGGAGAAATTATTGATGCAATTCATGAGCCAGTAGGGGCTAAAACGGTTAATGCAATTAAGAGAAGAGTTAGACCAGGAGCTGGAAGATGTCAAGGTGGCTTTTGTGAACCTAAAGTAGTTGAGATTTTAGCTGAAGAATTAGATATTCCCAAAACAGAAGCTAAGCTTGAAAGTGAAAATTCTCAACTTTTAGTAGAGAAAACGAAAGAATCATTATTGAAAGAGGTGGAAGCTGATGAATAA
- a CDS encoding Fur family transcriptional regulator — translation MESKLQDLKSLLATKNYKLTSQRKLILQILLDHQGEHLSAEDIYQIVKQEDSGIGLATVYRTLELFSDLGIIQQLNFDEDRRRYELGTNNDEHHHHLVCEECGRVIEFNDEILEAFEDDLADKHNFKITQHRIKFYGRCKECQ, via the coding sequence ATGGAGAGTAAGTTACAGGATTTAAAGAGCTTATTGGCAACTAAAAATTACAAATTGACTTCCCAGCGGAAATTAATTCTACAGATTTTGCTAGATCACCAAGGGGAGCACCTTAGTGCAGAGGATATTTATCAAATAGTTAAGCAAGAGGACTCAGGAATTGGTTTAGCAACTGTATATCGGACTTTAGAGTTGTTTTCTGATTTAGGAATTATTCAACAACTTAATTTCGATGAAGATAGACGGCGTTATGAGTTGGGGACTAATAATGATGAGCATCATCATCACCTCGTTTGTGAAGAGTGTGGTAGGGTGATTGAATTTAATGATGAAATTCTAGAAGCTTTTGAAGATGATTTAGCAGATAAACATAATTTTAAAATCACCCAACATCGGATTAAATTTTACGGTCGTTGTAAGGAATGCCAATAA